The Niallia alba genome includes a window with the following:
- the def gene encoding peptide deformylase gives MAVKQIVMFPDPVLETPCEEVTVFDKKLAKLLNDMYETMIEFDGVGLAAPQIGISKQIAVVDIDDEMGTLELINPRLLEINGSQVGPEGCLSFPGLFGDVERPFSIKVEAQNRKGKKYIIEAEEYLARAILHEMDHLDGVLFTSKVIRYLEEDELEGVETND, from the coding sequence GTGGCAGTAAAACAAATTGTAATGTTTCCAGATCCGGTATTAGAAACACCGTGCGAGGAAGTTACAGTCTTTGATAAAAAGTTAGCAAAACTATTAAATGATATGTATGAGACAATGATTGAATTTGATGGAGTAGGACTTGCCGCTCCGCAAATCGGTATCTCAAAACAAATTGCAGTAGTAGATATTGATGACGAAATGGGTACACTGGAATTAATTAACCCAAGACTATTAGAAATAAACGGCTCGCAAGTAGGACCTGAAGGGTGTTTAAGCTTTCCGGGATTATTTGGAGATGTCGAAAGACCTTTTTCCATAAAAGTAGAGGCTCAAAATAGAAAAGGGAAAAAATATATAATAGAAGCAGAAGAATATTTAGCGCGTGCTATTTTACATGAAATGGATCACTTAGATGGAGTACTATTTACTTCAAAAGTGATTCGTTATCTAGAGGAAGATGAGCTAGAAGGAGTGGAAACAAATGACTAA
- a CDS encoding glycoside hydrolase family 2 protein has translation MTRQEYPRPQFVRDQWINLNGTWQFQFDDENVGEKEHYFNKETLDKEIQVPFVYQSTLSGIGERTVHEYVWYKKEVVIPNDPGKRTILHFGAVDYYCKVYVNGQFVGDHEGGHTSFSFDISNYLAEEKQSITVKVYDPLKDETIPRGKQFWEDEPRAIWYTNSTGIWQTVWVEQVNKEHIEKVRFTSDLDHGVVWIDFALNKDTEVSKANYYVNYKMMFKNTLIAEDRIKMNNIAEKRAVDIIQNKIFRTNFHDGGYTWSPEHPNLFDVSIELCDESGTVLDKVESYFGYRKIHTENGMVYLNNKPYYQKLVLDQGYWPEGLLTAPRAEDYKKDIELAKEMGFNGCRKHQKTEDPLFLHYADTLGFLVWGECASAPVYTKEAATRLMKEWMEIVERDYNHPSIITWVPLNESWGIPDIHYDKTQQHFSTTMYHMLHAIDGTRLVISNDGWEATVTDICAIHNYGHGNADEKAKYQYFKESISTVENLLTHAHSKWEVYAENHSHQGEPILLTEFGGIAFKMGDQSGWGYTSVENAEDYVTEYRKIMEAIFQSKGLWGYCYTQLTDVEQEINGILTYNRVPKCDLAKIKELNNLFFPDRLAIKG, from the coding sequence ATGACGAGACAAGAATATCCGCGCCCTCAGTTCGTGCGTGATCAGTGGATTAACTTAAATGGAACATGGCAATTTCAATTTGATGATGAGAATGTTGGAGAAAAAGAGCATTATTTTAATAAAGAAACACTTGATAAAGAAATTCAAGTACCGTTTGTTTACCAATCTACGTTAAGTGGGATTGGGGAAAGAACGGTTCATGAATATGTATGGTATAAGAAAGAAGTGGTTATCCCCAATGATCCTGGTAAAAGAACAATTTTGCATTTTGGTGCGGTCGACTACTATTGCAAAGTTTATGTGAACGGACAATTCGTGGGAGACCATGAAGGCGGACATACTTCGTTTTCATTTGATATTTCGAATTATTTAGCAGAAGAAAAACAAAGTATTACTGTTAAGGTCTATGATCCTTTAAAAGATGAAACAATCCCACGTGGCAAACAGTTTTGGGAAGATGAGCCACGAGCAATTTGGTATACGAATTCTACAGGAATTTGGCAAACTGTATGGGTGGAACAAGTAAATAAAGAACATATTGAAAAAGTTCGATTTACATCTGATCTTGATCACGGTGTCGTATGGATAGATTTTGCTTTAAATAAGGATACAGAAGTTTCAAAAGCTAATTATTATGTGAACTACAAAATGATGTTTAAGAATACTTTAATCGCAGAAGATCGAATTAAAATGAATAATATTGCCGAAAAACGAGCAGTTGACATTATCCAAAATAAAATTTTCCGTACGAATTTCCATGACGGCGGTTACACTTGGTCACCAGAACATCCAAATTTATTTGATGTTTCCATCGAGCTCTGTGATGAAAGTGGAACAGTTTTAGATAAAGTGGAATCCTATTTCGGCTATCGGAAAATTCATACCGAAAATGGAATGGTCTATTTAAATAATAAACCGTATTATCAGAAACTTGTGCTGGACCAAGGATATTGGCCAGAGGGACTTTTAACAGCGCCGAGAGCAGAAGATTATAAAAAAGATATCGAATTAGCGAAAGAAATGGGATTTAACGGATGTAGAAAACATCAAAAAACAGAAGATCCTCTCTTCTTACATTATGCAGATACATTAGGCTTTCTAGTCTGGGGAGAATGTGCATCAGCTCCTGTTTATACAAAAGAAGCCGCAACAAGATTAATGAAGGAATGGATGGAAATTGTGGAACGAGATTATAATCATCCATCCATTATCACTTGGGTACCACTAAACGAAAGCTGGGGTATTCCAGATATTCATTATGATAAAACACAGCAGCATTTTTCAACAACCATGTATCATATGCTCCATGCAATTGATGGGACACGACTAGTAATCTCTAATGACGGATGGGAAGCGACGGTTACAGATATTTGTGCGATTCACAATTACGGTCATGGGAATGCAGATGAAAAGGCAAAATATCAATATTTCAAGGAATCTATTTCAACTGTTGAAAATTTACTTACCCATGCCCATAGTAAATGGGAAGTGTATGCGGAAAATCACTCCCATCAAGGAGAACCAATTCTGTTAACAGAATTTGGAGGCATCGCATTTAAAATGGGCGATCAAAGTGGTTGGGGGTACACTTCTGTGGAGAATGCAGAAGATTATGTAACCGAATACCGCAAAATCATGGAAGCAATTTTCCAATCAAAAGGACTATGGGGCTATTGCTATACACAGCTAACAGATGTTGAACAAGAGATTAATGGTATTCTAACGTATAATCGCGTTCCAAAATGCGATTTAGCAAAGATTAAAGAGCTGAATAATTTGTTCTTTCCAGATCGATTGGCGATTAAGGGGTAA
- the fmt gene encoding methionyl-tRNA formyltransferase, translating into MTKVVFMGTPDFSVPVLQRLIEEKYDVIAVVTQPDRPVGRKKVLTPPPVKVEALKHNIPVYQPEKIRQSEELKTIISLNPDIIVTAAFGQILPKELLDAPKFGCVNVHASLLPELRGGAPIHYSILQGKEKTGITIMYMAEKLDAGDIISVAEVEITEDDTVGTLHDKLSSVGSDLLSATLPKLLAGEITSIPQNDEEATFAPNLKRSDEKIDWSASGEEIYNKIRGLNPWPVAFTLYQGNVMKVWAGKKVAKKIEAVPGKIVEITEQGPVIATGNDTYIQLTEVQPAGKKKMDIGQFLRGAGSKMQVNEILGVTNEEN; encoded by the coding sequence ATGACTAAAGTAGTATTTATGGGAACGCCTGATTTTTCCGTTCCAGTATTACAAAGATTAATAGAAGAAAAGTATGATGTAATTGCGGTAGTTACACAGCCAGATAGACCTGTTGGCAGAAAAAAAGTACTCACCCCCCCTCCAGTAAAGGTGGAAGCTCTAAAACATAATATTCCAGTCTATCAACCAGAGAAAATTCGCCAATCAGAAGAGCTGAAAACAATTATCTCGCTTAACCCAGATATTATCGTAACGGCTGCTTTTGGTCAAATTCTACCGAAAGAACTATTGGATGCACCGAAATTTGGATGTGTAAATGTGCATGCTTCATTACTTCCAGAATTAAGAGGTGGAGCACCAATTCATTATAGTATTCTCCAGGGAAAAGAAAAAACAGGTATTACGATTATGTATATGGCAGAGAAATTAGATGCCGGTGATATTATTTCCGTAGCAGAAGTAGAAATTACGGAAGATGATACAGTTGGAACACTTCACGATAAATTAAGTAGTGTCGGAAGTGATTTATTATCGGCAACTTTGCCTAAACTGTTAGCAGGAGAAATTACGTCGATTCCTCAAAATGATGAGGAGGCTACATTTGCGCCAAACTTGAAACGTTCGGATGAAAAAATCGATTGGTCTGCTTCAGGAGAAGAAATTTATAACAAAATTCGTGGCTTAAATCCATGGCCGGTAGCCTTCACCCTTTATCAAGGGAATGTGATGAAAGTATGGGCTGGAAAGAAAGTTGCTAAAAAAATAGAGGCTGTTCCTGGAAAGATTGTAGAAATTACGGAACAAGGACCGGTTATTGCTACTGGAAATGATACGTATATTCAATTAACAGAAGTGCAGCCAGCAGGAAAGAAGAAAATGGATATTGGTCAATTTTTACGAGGTGCAGGCAGCAAAATGCAAGTAAATGAAATACTAGGAGTTACAAATGAAGAAAACTAG